The sequence GTctaagaatttttattttatcttttttaataaataagtagTACTGTGATTAGGATCTTATGACAAAACTAGTAGTTATTCAGAGCGTCTTTGTAATCGAGGCCATGCTGTTTGGAAACTCCTTCATTTACTGATATTGAATCGATTCCTGTAGCTCTTAAGTGGATCGTTTGAACGTCaaaccacaaacacatttattcacCGACAGCAGGATGTAATGCGCAGGTCGAGTCGAAGTAGGAAACTTCACTGCTGCCTGTGAGTCATGAGGATGCTTGTCAGGTCGATCAGCATGTTCAAAGGAAGTACAggaactgtctgtctgttggcaGGGCGTGTCGGTGAGGAAAGTGGTACGAACGTCCATCACAAGCTGTTCACATGGACATGTCTTGACGGCATCTTGTGGTCACTTTTGTGTTCGCATTTGGTCAGTGGCAGGGTTACCAAAAGACAAGACCAAAACTAACAATAccaaagtgtttgtttttggctgtttgttgattattttaaaatttttaaaccCTCAGATTAGTGGAGTTAAAGCCTGAGGACTGATGCTGAGCTCTGTACACCATCTCCTCAAATCAAGACAGTTACTGCAGGATGCATTATAATGCTTACTGActtaattcttttttctttctttctttcttttcttctttaaaaagaaGTCAGGATCCAAtccatttgtatttatttattataaatacatttaatattactgattgtcattattaatattactattattatgaatttattaattttattttatttttagattttggatttttagaacatttacatttactgatcagccataacatttaaaaacaccgatgggtgaagtgaataacattttgATTTATTAAGTTCAAGTTTAAGAGCTTTAAGTGCCTATATACTATGAATATCCGGTGCTACATTTATACACTCCAACTGAGACATGGAGTGGCTTAGTGTGAGATTTTGCACATATCTagtattataaattattaagtTAATGTAAATCCAGTACAAGGACATTCAGAGACAGAGTCTGATTTCAGTGCAGTACAGTGATATGATAAAGTGCAGTACATGATActtacagcacaccttcagaggttttGTGGAGTCCATCAGCTGTTTTAGTGACctatacaatattaggcaggtggttttaatgttatggctgatctgtgtttgcgcaacttttttttttttttttttttttgcggatGTTGCTCGAGAAATTCGGCCGGCCAGACGTATTTCCTGTTGGTTCCTGACTTCTCGGACACGCTGTGTACGCAAGCACAGCTTGGGTTGAGACGGAACACCAGGAAGTGTGTATACTGGAGGAGAGTTTACATTTATTCTcgctctttctcactctctgtgtctctctgtgtctgtctctgtctctctctctttctctctctctgtgtctgtctgtctgtgtctctctctctctctctctctgtgtctttctgtgtctgtctctctctctctctctctgaatctctccctctctctgaatctctctctccctccctccctccctccctccctctctttctctctctctctctttctctctctctctctttctctctccccctctccccttCCTCCATTCTCCTGGATTGATCGATCAGAGTGCTCTGTTCCTTTCTTCCTGTCCTACATCCTGCCAGTAATATTTATAGCCCTTTATCCCCACTGTCTGAGTTCTTACTTTAGCTGTCTATGTCAGTGTTTCCCAAACTTGGACAAATGACAGTAGATCCACAGCCAAATGATTTTTCTTGTCTGTGTGCGTCAGCATAGTATTGGTTTATGTTCCAGTCATTGTGGAAAGGATGAGCTTGAAATGACGGTTTACGATATGTTTACTGTAGAGATGAAAGTGCAGATATTTGGACAGAGCTGACTGGTGAAAGTGGCTGTGACTTGAccgtgttcagtgttcagtatagAATTATTTCCAGGATTAGTACAACGTGTTCATTTTGGACAATGTTTGAATACATAACCACTAACGGTCTGCTGATGTCTTCGGCTATTCTGCCTCCCTGTGGACGTATCGAGAACATCGCCTGTGAGACATGATGTCATTTTCGATGATGtcattttattattctgttGCAGGAAAAAGGCTTAATTTAAATACCGATTTCTAGTCTGATAATCTTTTGCTTCAGGATCGAGTTCTGTAACATCTGGAAAGCCATTAATCACACAGAAATCTCACGCATGGAGAGCTATTTGCATATTTCATCGCTGTTGCATGTAGagtttataaatgtgtgtgtgtgttttctaaacACTTAATACTTAAACTTGTAATGTCTATCCTATTTAGGGAGTACGGGACCCCTCAGGCGCCTCCATTGCTCTGTACACAGCTAAGCTGCACCACCCAAATAAAACGGGCAACCATGTGGTGCTCCAGGCTCTGTTCTACCTGCTGGACAGAGCGGTCGAGAGGTCAGTGTGAactgttttatattcatatacagCAGTCATGTGTTTAAGTTGTTGGTCTTATATTACTATACATTTAGGAAAATGATGGCTCAGTATATTCACCTGTATGAAttccagctacacacacacacacactgccagctGTAATTGTTTAGTCTCTCATTGCAGTTTTGAGACGCAGAGGAACGGCCTTGTCTTCATCTACGACATGGCCGGATCTAACTACACTAACTTCGAGCTGGACCTCAGTAAAAAGATCCTCAACCTGCTGAAGGTTACTTccatttttgttcagttttttaaaaaccaCATTGAATGAGCAAAAGTTTCTAGACTTGTACAAAAAcacttttgtatttttgttcattCACATGGTAATTTCAGGAAAATCTCCAATGTGattttcttaataaaataaattgaatatgtGCTATTAATTGACCACCAGACCACCAATATATTATTGGTTATATATCTCCCTGCTTTGTTAACTGTGTGCTGTAGAGATCGTGTTGTCTGAGGCTGTAGTTTCTGTGTGTAGGGTGCGTTTCCTGCTCGGCTGAAGAAAGTGTTCATAGTCGGTGCTCCCGTCTGGTTCCGAGTTCCCTACAACCTGCTGAGCCTGCTGCTCAAGGAGAAGCTCCGAGAACGGGTATGTCCGCATCCGACCTCCAAACACTCGGTGCAGACTCGGAGGTGGACAAATCATAAGCGAATTCATAAGCTGGTCCAACGGAGAAAGGAGAAAGCACCAATATCTCATGTTTGGCTTCATTACCAGTGATATTATAGCAAGATTCTGCTGCATTTTAACTTAGTTAATTCATCCTCTTGAATTGCAAGTGCATCATATTCGTGCCCACAACAAAATGGCAGGAGGTGTATGACTAAGCTGTAGTGTTTTCTCAACACACGTAAAGACTTGATTTTAACACAGGAGACTCAAATAATGTCATCAATGTTTTCCCAAATCCCTGCATATTACAATTCGTGGACATACTTTGACCGCTATAGGCACATTTGTCTACCCTAAGCATAGTTGGACACTAGAGacacatttattataataatataaacatttatctaCTGAAGACCCTTTTGACCATCATGGACACATCctgaatgaaaataatataaacatcacatcacataacTGTTTAAAATAAGGtattttaattgattaaaaaatgGCATAGACTTGATGAGATTTTTTTGCCAAGGAAGTAATAGCATTTAAAACTaaaagctgaaaaaaataatagtaacagCATTTTCCTGTTCAACTTTTTGATAACCCAACCAAAAACTACAGCAATTTTATTGCGTTTGTTCTGCAATCACAGGTCCAGATGGTGAAGATGACCGATCTACGGCAGCACCTCCCCAGGACCTGCCTGCCCGAGCACCTGGGTGGCTGCCTGCCTCTGGACGTCCACGGCTGGAACCAGCGTCTGCTGGTCGAGCAGAACGGCCGCGTGGATCCTGTCGATGAGCTGCTGGGCGTCCCACTGGCAACCTCGGCGGTGCACGTACCAGGCCCAGACGCCATGCGACTCCCCGAATTCACAGCTCACCTGGCTCGGGCACAGCGGGGCGGAATTTACCACGAGTATGAAGAGCTCCGTAAAGAGCCGCCTTCCGGAACATTCCACTGTGCTTTGTGAGTAAACCCATGTGCTGCTGATCACATCTGCCTTTGTTGAGGAGATCTTACCTTGATGGCGAGTCAGTATACCACATTGTGCTTTATTTTACATCGCCTTACATCATTTTACATCGTCTCTGTGGTCTTTGATCTGTATCTGCCCTGATAAATGGTCTTGGTTACAGGTGTGTCAAGAAACACACTCCATTGTAGTCTTATTTCTTGTTTATTACtatgattttattctttttttttttgctatagaGAAAAGCCTGTATTTTTAATGAGACTTACTAGGTTGTTTTGCACATCCTCAGGGCTGCTTATAACCAGGAGAAGAATCGTTACGGTGATGTCCTGTGTCTGGATCAAACACGAGTGCGCTTGAAATCCAGAAGGAATGAGGTGTGTGCAGAACCGAACGCTTTTaccttcttcctttctttttgttaaGGCTTTGTTTTATTGAGATGGCGTATTCTCTTTACAGAAATCAGACTACATCAACGCCAGCTTCATGGACGGCTACAAACAGAGGAACGCGTACATCGGAACTCAAGGTATATGATGCCATGTGATGTGAAGCCATTCTGTACTGGGATTAGTTCCTAACTGGGATTTAACCATGTGGCTGTGCACAGGGCCCCTGGAGAAAACCTATGACGATTTTTGGAGAATGGTGTGGGAGCAAAACGTGCTAGTCATCGTCATGACAACAAGGTGAGATATGAGTCAGACGACAAAAACATGACTGGCGGTCGAGGGGGCGGAGGCTTGCAGTGGAGCTTTGCCTTATTTCAGAGAAAAATGTTTGATCTAATGACAAACTTTAAGTTGCCAAGCgtttgtgtaggatgtgtggtTTCAATGATCTGTGAGTTGGGTAActtgtgtctatctatctatctatctgtctatctgtctatctatctatctatctatctatctatctatctctctatctctctatctctctatctatatgtgtgtgtatcaatctgtgtgtgtatctatctttacgtgtgtgtgtatgtgtatttatctctgtgtgtatatctgtgtgtgtgtaggacagaTGAAGGCGGCAGGAGGAAGTGTGGACAGTACTGGCCTCTGCAGGAAGGAGGACAGGAAGTTTATGGACACATAGCTGTGGTCAACCAGAGAGTGGACAACCATTCCCATTACAATCAGACCATTCTAGAACTGCATAACACagaggtaacatacacacacacacacacacacacacatatctaggTGGATTCAGGAAGTGCATTAGGAGAGTCAAGTATTACAGTACTCTCTTTTCCTCTGGTCTCAGGAATTCAGTGATGAATGTCTCGATTGTTTAAAGTTTAAAACGTTTGTTTCTGCTGTACGTGTTGGAGAGTAATGACCAAAACCAGTGTGTGACAAGCTGGAAATAAGCAGATGGGGTGATGTGATGACGCACTTTTAAGAAGtgatttggcaaaaaaaaaaagtgtatgtgtgtgtatatgtatatatgtatatatgtgtatgtatatgtatgtatgtgtgtatatatatattatgtatgtatTAAAGAAAACGTAATACTCTTTCAATTTGGTTAtagttacatttcattttatcaaaCACCCAAAAAACTAGTCATCTAGGATCTAGAGAAACTGCAAAAAGCTTTCTGTTGTCTTTCCCTGAGACTTTGCCATGTCAGAAAACAGCTATAGTTGCAGCTCTACTGTTGCATTCGATTACAGCTTGTAACACTCTTCATTTCTAAATATTAAACCCtttctaaaattcatacacaaGACAATAGAGTGCATAGTGAATATactatgtgtatagtgtgtaaaaggtcatttgggacacagatATAGTCGCATCAAGTTCATTTAAAGCTGTTTCTCTGCTCTTGTCAGACATGTGAGCAGAGGCAGGTGAGCCACTTTCAGTTCCTGAGCTGGCCCGACTACGGCGTTCCCTCCTCGGCACTCTCTCTGCTCGACTTTCTGAGCACGGTGAAGAAGCAGCAGAAGAGGGCAGTGAAGGCTCTGGGCTCACAGTGGAGAGGTCATCATCTGGGGCCACCGATGGTTGTCCACTGCAGCGCAGGGATCGGCAGGACAGGTGAATACCTGCTTACTTCTGGCACCTTCATTTAAACAAGATCATCATACGAGGGAGTTTTTATTTGATCCTACTGAATATCGGCACGGCAAGAATTCGGCTGTAGGCACACAGAACGCAGACTGATATTCAGTATTACTACATGATGGCGAGCTGCTTTTATACTACAGTTTACTCTGCTAGTGGAAGGACTTTATAGCACCCCGGCTAGATGGATAGCTAGCTCGCACTGATGTGTACGTTCCTGTCAAAGGTGCTTTTGGTgtaatttctttccttttcagcTTTTAGCTATTGAGTTAAAATTTATATTCCTTGTGTGTCATTTGCTTCTGAAAAGCAGCATTAGATGATGTCTCTAGCTAACCATTTCGAACCAGGAAGTGGAATGTTACTTGGTGAACAGAGTGatgaacactgaaacttctCAGTGTGGTTATAGGAGATATAGGCACGCTTAGATTAGTGGAGAACGTATTGAATGTAAGATATTGGGGAGACCATAAGGCACCGTGTTTACTCTCTTCTGTGGTAtcgtgatttatttattttttttcctctcagtcATAGAGAAAtgtttggttgttttgtttcttaggtACGTTTTGCGCTTTGGACATCTGTCTGTCCCAGCTGCAGGACGTCGGAACGCTGAACGTGTGCCAGACGGTGAGGCGCATGAGAACACAGCGCGCCTTCAGCATCCAGACCCCCGAACAGTATTATTTCTGCCACACCGCCATCCTTGAGCACACCCAGCGACAGGCCACCTCCAGTCAGTGAGGGACGCCGCCCGGCAGTGGCTCGGTTGGTAACAGgaatttttaaaggtttgccACGGACCCCCTCAGCCGCCTTGGTGTCTCCTGACCCTCACTTCAAGCACAGTGATTTCTGACTCTTGTAATATTGctgatgtgttaaaaaaaacaaaacaaaagtgccACCATCATAACAATCATAGCCAATGCTGTTTTGCCAAAAGGCCTAAATCTCTGCTGGATCCAACCCAAGACTCCATGAGGTCAGGATCATTAGTAACGCTGTATGAATCCAAGGTGTG comes from Hemibagrus wyckioides isolate EC202008001 linkage group LG14, SWU_Hwy_1.0, whole genome shotgun sequence and encodes:
- the ptpn9a gene encoding tyrosine-protein phosphatase non-receptor type 9 codes for the protein MAATLSAEEEQATKQFLEEINKWTSQHGVSPLTWDVAVKFLMARKFDVLRAIELFHSYRETRLREGIVKLQPQEEPLRSELLSGKFTVLGVRDPSGASIALYTAKLHHPNKTGNHVVLQALFYLLDRAVESFETQRNGLVFIYDMAGSNYTNFELDLSKKILNLLKGAFPARLKKVFIVGAPVWFRVPYNLLSLLLKEKLRERVQMVKMTDLRQHLPRTCLPEHLGGCLPLDVHGWNQRLLVEQNGRVDPVDELLGVPLATSAVHVPGPDAMRLPEFTAHLARAQRGGIYHEYEELRKEPPSGTFHCALAAYNQEKNRYGDVLCLDQTRVRLKSRRNEKSDYINASFMDGYKQRNAYIGTQGPLEKTYDDFWRMVWEQNVLVIVMTTRTDEGGRRKCGQYWPLQEGGQEVYGHIAVVNQRVDNHSHYNQTILELHNTETCEQRQVSHFQFLSWPDYGVPSSALSLLDFLSTVKKQQKRAVKALGSQWRGHHLGPPMVVHCSAGIGRTGTFCALDICLSQLQDVGTLNVCQTVRRMRTQRAFSIQTPEQYYFCHTAILEHTQRQATSSQ